The region TGCTCGACGCGAGGGCCGCGGGCCGCGGCGCCAGGCTGGAGGTGCCGCCGGGGAGGTGGGTCACGGGGAGCTTTAACCTCACCAGCCGCTTCACGCTCTTCCTGCACCACGGTGCAATCCTCCTTGGCTCCCAGGTGAGGTGATCCATCAATTCACCctcccctttttctttctctgatttcttgattttgataatatatattgtgctATTTTGTTTATGATCCATGGCTTCTTGTTGCAACAAGAGTTCGTTAACTAAAGATAATAACATATATGAAAATCAAATCCTGATTTTTGTTCAGTTCATTGATAGTACTGTAAAAAGATGGAATTGCTTTGCGTTCATTCATCAAGAAAGTATTTTCTACTGTGGAAAAACCTGCACCttagtactagtagtacagAAATTAGGAATATCAGTTGCTGTTCTTGCTGGAAAGTATTCTTTGGCATTGTGAGACCGGCTTCAGCGGTTGTGTGTTGTCACATCTCACATGTCAATGGCTCATTCAAACAcacgagagagagaagagcagagcagaagggaacagagagggcaTGGTGGGTTGGAATCACATGCTTGGACGGTCTGGTTTCTTGTGGCTTCTGCTACCACTACCAGGCAGCCTACCAAATGCTATTCTACTCTCATCATGTGCCTTTGCTTTGTCCTTACCGCTGCTTTGGACTGACCACACCTGATTCTGCTAATGTACTTTGCTTCTTCTGCCGTCTTATCTGCTTATGCTAAAAGATTAGTAGCACAGAAATCTGCAGTGCTAATCTGGAGCTTCCTACAGGAACTAATAGTTCCATTCAACCTCTTTTTGTTGGTGGCTGCAATGTTCATGCTATGTGTTGCTACAGTTATTCTGTAGATTTTGCTCCCCTCGTTGAGGGTACAGAGTGCTGCATTCATGTATGAGGTAGAAAGTTGTTGAGACAGAAGCCATAAATTAGTGACCGTAATTATGGGCTTTAATTAGATGCTACGCCTTTGACATGCCGCCACTTGCACTTACAATGGAATCACTTCAATATTCTAAGACAATCATGGCCaagtattctttttttttttgcataaaagaGTAAACAAACCATTCAATAGCTTGCTTTAGAATTAATAACAAACAATATGTCAAGAATTGGTCAGTTTCATTGTGTGAACCAACTGAAAATTGCAGACAGAAATTTATAGGGCTACTGAGCCACCTAGCATTTTACTTCACTCTAATGCCAGTTCCCAAACCACTGCATCATAGTTTGTTATGAGAGTTGGATGAAACCAAAGGGAAGAGGCAAACGAATGATCATCAATCAAACAGAAGACAGAGTTGCATGACTAAAAAAGTGGTGTACAACTTCTATCCATTATGGTACTAACATGACAACAGGGGGAAACAATCAATCTTCAAGGGGACCGCACCCAGATTCTTGATTAAATAATCTGTATTGGTATTTATGAAGAAGAGTCTACAGCACTTCATAGTTGTATATGTTGAATGGAAATCTGCATAGCATTGACTAGTGCTTTGGGCTGTAATGTGCAGGATCCAGAAGAATGGCCTCTCATAGCCCCGTTGCCATCGTATGGGCGTGGACGGGAAAGATTAGGACCACGCCACATCAGCCTAATCCATGGAGAGGGCCTAAATGATGTTGTTATTACTGGTACATAAGTTGTTTCAGCtatatataattcaattttgatcaattagTAAAATTGTGCATGGCTTGTGCTGAAGCAATTCTTTTTTAGGAATATGCAAAAGATTTATGTATTATTCCATTAAGACAAAGTATGATGCAATTtgttattaacaattaaaaaacactTCATTACTTTGTGGGGCAAATGATGACGAAAAACTTCGTGGGGTTCATATGAAGAACTAGCATTGACTTGTAACTTGCAAGTGTCCCCCTTTACATGTTAGGTAAtcagtttttcaaaaaactcaTGTTAGGTGACAATGGGACCATAGATGGCCAAGGCAGGATTTGGTGGGACCTATGGTGGAATCGAACGTTGAACCACACAAGAGGCCATCTTATTGAGCTAGTTAATTCAACCAACATCATGATCTCCAATATCACTCTACGAAACTCCCCATTTTGGACAGTGCACCCCGTCTACTGCAGGTCAGATTATAATATAGATGGACCTCTTTAGCTTCTTTATTTTAGAAccatataaattacttttctcTTCCTAACTATTTGATTTATCAGGAACGTGGTGATAAGGAATTTAACTGTACTGGCCCCCTTGAACGCTCCAAACACTGATGGCATTGATCCAGGTTTGCGCTCTTAGACCCTTCCTCTTTTACAACATCATAGTTCCAACTCTGGACTATCACtgctttttcatttttgtacaTCATATGGTAAATAAGATAGTGGTCCTATTTTGTTAGTTCTTGAAGAGTTTACCTATTTAGATTCTACTGCTCTATCACCATTTTTAGCATAAGATATTTGAAATAGGATACATGATTCTGCGCTGGTGATGACCTTTTTTTACCCACTAATCTTAAACTTGCTCTGCGAGCAAGGAGCATACCTATCCAGTACCCATTACAGTTTCTATCGATAAAATAATGACAGACTCGAGCTCAGAAGTTTGTATTGAAGACTGTTACATTGAAAGTGGAGATGATCTAGTTGCTATCAAGAGTGGCTGGGATCAGTACGGCATCTCAGTAGGGAAACCCAGCTCAAACATCATCATCCAGAGGGTCTCAGGCACAACTCCAACATGCTCAGGCGTGGGTTTGGGGAGCGAGATGTCCGGTGGAATATCCAATGTCATTGTTCGCGACCTGCACATATGGAATTCCGCGCAAGCGGTGAGGATAAAATCCGACGTAGGGCGTGGTGGGTACATAACCAACATCACCATTGAGAATATCAGCATGGAGAAGGTCAAGGTACCCATAAGATTCAGCCGCGGTGCAGATGATCATTCAGACGACAGGTATGACCGAAGTGCGCTGCCAAGAATCAGCGACGTCCGCATCAGAAACGTCGTCGGTGTGGATCTGCAGCGCGCACCGATTCTGGAGGCGGTCCACGGTGCAGTGTATGAAGGAATCTGCTTCAGAAATGTTAGCTTGAGGGTGATAAGGCGTCAGGATAGATGGCAATGTGAGTCTGTGTATGGAGAGGCGCATGATGTTTTTCCAGCGCCGTGTGAAGAGTTCAGGAGAAATGGCTCGTCTTGGTGTGGCCATTCTTGAGAAAGTGTACAGAAGCCAGAAGTTTTTTTGTTGCTTAACACTGGAATTCTTGAGATGGGGTGTCTActttttgcttctttttttttcttaggaTTATAAGATAAGAGGATTTCAGGATCATACAGTCAGATTCAACAGCATAGTTGTATGCTTTAGTTTATCAGGGTATAGGTAGGCACTAATTTCAGATTTTGTCCATTGTAAAAGGAGATCAcagattataaaaaaaatgagtttaCCGAATCATTTTCACTACATGTGAATTAGTGTTGTACATACGTGCTGCCGTGTATCCCGTAACCGACGAGTGTTAATTCTCTGTTTAAGCTTAAATCCTCTAGCTTTCTGTTCATTTCTGCAATTCTGCTTTAACTCCAGGGTCTTGAGATTTTCAAATGTAAGTAACAGTAAATTTGCAAAGCAGAAATACCAGGTCAATAATAGCATGGATCAGAGGAAATTCCTGACGAAGCAGATCAGTCCAAATTCTGCACTATCACTGTATTCCAAGAATTCTGCACATGTGGAGGTTGAGCATTTTCCTTCTAACAGGACCCAAAAACTGGAATGCCCTGAGTCCTACAGACTCAAGTGTGGAAGAAGAATACAAGACACAGAACACCACAAAATTAAACTGCACAAGTATATACAGTATGCCCAACACAGCAGCATCCGTGCAGCACTGAAAAACACCAGTCCCGTTTCCACGCAGCCGCCACAAATCACAAAAATTACAAATGTGTCGATCCACCATCGTTTTTCCTAAACTGCCTGCATTTGAGTAGTATCTGACTTTTGATCTTAAAGTGCAAGTGAGGACGTATACCACCACAAGAGCAACAAGGGGTCCATGCCGATTTCGACGAAAAAAATAACTGCAGCTCGATGGCCCCATAGTAACAACTGTGTTGTCAATCTCTTGCCTTGTTAACTGGAGGATCTTTACATCTGCACAAATTTCCCAGGAATTTCATCTGAGGGAGGGACCATCCTGTTCTGGTCGATTAGAACAAGTCTGCCGTGTGTAATCTATAAAGCTTGGCCTACGACTATGAGTGAGAGTTGTTGCGTAACTTGGCACTGGCGAAAAATACTCCTGCCAATAGACCTGCAGTACAAAGGCTATATTCTGTTAGTGAAATGTGATACCCACAGTACCTTTTTCCTTGTCATAAAAAACCTACCAAACAGAATGCTGAAAGAATTCTCCATGCTCGTCCGCACTTTGAAGAGAAGGATTCCAGCAATAGAGAGAGGGATCTTATTAAGGGAGCCCACAAGGCTGTATTAGGAACAATATTAGCATTAGAAGTTCATAAAGACAGAGCGCATGCAGAATAGAAATGTTTGAAAAGCCACCCTAATTCGCTCAATACCTATATGTTGTGGCACTTGTCTGGTGAAGAAACCACATAGAAGTAAAGCTGATAGCAAGGCCCAAAATTCCACTAGAAGTAATGACTATCCAAAACATGGGCATCCTTAGGAGAGGgctgaaaattttcacatgtaAATGCATTATCCCACAATGCAGAATAAATACTTGTAAATACTAGTTTTATCAGGAGATATGGCTGCAACAATAAGATGGCTCAGTTTGCATGTAATTCAGAAGGAGTCTAAGTATTAATCCATTACTAGCTGATAACCTATTTAATCCTGTACAtcactttttgtttttttatgcccAGGACATGTTTTATTGGCATGTGTGGAGGCCAAGGCCATTACCATCATTGATTCTGTTAGACACCATTAATTTCCATTGACATGCCTGAAACTGACTCGTAAGCACAGAAAGAAAACTTTCATGAAAGATGGTTCTTGTTACAAATATGGAGGTTCCACAGCTCCTGTGTAGTCTATTAGGTTCATGATATGAACCTTGGCACACCAGTAAGTATATTAGGTTCACATCAGAACAAACGGGCTGAAGTTTGCTTACGTTTCCAAAAGGTAATCCACTTCATTAAAACCAAGCACAAGGATAATTCCCAGTGGCACTGAAAGAATATTATTCAGTAAAACCATTGATAACTCGTTCAAATTCCCGGATTTGGTGGCTTGCTTAGCACTGTCCATTACATGCCGCAATGTAAGCTGAAAAAACAGGTCATTTGTTAAAATAACTGTGGAGCACCTCAGAAACGAAGATACTGAATACTGGCCATATCATGGTTTAGGAATTCAAAACATTTGGGAGTAACAATTCAAACAGGTTTTATTAGGATGAACAAAAACAATACCGAATATGATGCCGTTAGAAAGCAGTTCAAGATCTGCCACGTATAACCAACCGCGTGAAAAGACAGATCTGTTATTCCTCCTGCAATTGCTGAAATTATCTACAAAAACAGATAGGTGAGTCAGCCCATGAAGGATAATACACTTACTTTAAACCAATGTTTCATGAACACCTATAGTTTAATATTATCAAACAAATCAACTAGGAGCTATTGGCAATGAAGTGAAAAATAATCCCAGAAAGCATTTAACTCAAGTCCAAACATTGTTGGCTTCTATAGGTGACATACCATCAATGTGAGAGAAATCCAAACTTGTCTATCATGCTGCTTTTTAAAGAAGTAGGTTTCCCCAGAAGCAGTGATCACATTGGCAACATTCTTCAATATAGTCAGCATTGCAACATTAATGTACTTCAAACTGAAAGGAGAGAAGGAAAGGGAA is a window of Oryza brachyantha chromosome 8, ObraRS2, whole genome shotgun sequence DNA encoding:
- the LOC102712926 gene encoding GDP-mannose transporter GONST1, which gives rise to MASRIPPLAISVESDASPRKNTSEAATSPLVNGEKSIFQDQVRGYSVLGSPLRREVGNRSITRSFCIDDADLEDGKVPKDRDRPSHFLSLPKIQNQALVSGLAYCISSCSMILVNKYILSGYGFGAGIFLMLYQNIVSVTIVSTLSLSGVIPTEPLTWKLIKVWLPVNIIFVGMLITSMFSLKYINVAMLTILKNVANVITASGETYFFKKQHDRQVWISLTLMIISAIAGGITDLSFHAVGYTWQILNCFLTASYSLTLRHVMDSAKQATKSGNLNELSMVLLNNILSVPLGIILVLGFNEVDYLLETPLLRMPMFWIVITSSGILGLAISFTSMWFLHQTSATTYSLVGSLNKIPLSIAGILLFKVRTSMENSFSILFGLLAGVFFASAKLRNNSHS
- the LOC102712653 gene encoding probable polygalacturonase gives rise to the protein MLPRANANANAHEPTPRPCRVPVAAAAALLIASSYLALTYLAAAAPLAALIGHGAAPASRDSRSSCAGFYRGGSSGRRAVSASVEEFGAVGDGVTSNTAAFRRAVAVLDARAAGRGARLEVPPGRWVTGSFNLTSRFTLFLHHGAILLGSQDPEEWPLIAPLPSYGRGRERLGPRHISLIHGEGLNDVVITGDNGTIDGQGRIWWDLWWNRTLNHTRGHLIELVNSTNIMISNITLRNSPFWTVHPVYCRNVVIRNLTVLAPLNAPNTDGIDPDSSSEVCIEDCYIESGDDLVAIKSGWDQYGISVGKPSSNIIIQRVSGTTPTCSGVGLGSEMSGGISNVIVRDLHIWNSAQAVRIKSDVGRGGYITNITIENISMEKVKVPIRFSRGADDHSDDRYDRSALPRISDVRIRNVVGVDLQRAPILEAVHGAVYEGICFRNVSLRVIRRQDRWQCESVYGEAHDVFPAPCEEFRRNGSSWCGHS